The genomic segment TGCACAGCCTTCAGCCCCTCTTTCAATGAgctttaaaaacatgaattgGTATAATTTCCAAAATCGCAAAAGGTTGTGATTTAACACAGCCTTATTAACACACTATTTTGCCACAGAGTAAAATTTATGacatatttctgtgtttgttttcatggtCACCACTgtccattttttttcatttagtaaGTCAGGATATTGTGTTTGGGAAGAGCACTAACAATGCTGTACAAATACTACTGTCTGGAGACATTCAGTCTTGGAATGTTTTGCATCCTGTCCTGCTTTTATTTCTGCCTTTCTGTGAATGGTGTCCTCCTTCCAGTCAGTGCACCCAGTGGGTCATCTGTGAAAGCCTTTCTCACCTTACCTCCGACCCCCAGTCATGTTAAGGGCCTTGATCTTTGGCATTCAGCCTTGTCTCATAGGGTGTTAATGGGGTTAACAGCATCCCTGCAAACTGACTGACCACcaacacactttcacacacatacactgatacTGTGTTGCTCACAGTATCAGTGTATGTGTTGaatgtacacacccacacacaggaATGGGACTGAACTCTGAACTCACCATCCTGATGAATACTTCCTGTCTGCCACAGCTTTCCTGTTTGCCACTAACattgtgctctgtgtgtgtgtgtgtgtgtgtgtgtgtgtgtgtgtgtgtgtgtgtgtgtgtgtgtgtgtgtgtgtgtgtgtgtgtgtgcgtcttgATTAGTGCATTCCAGTCTAAATGACTATCTCACCACTAAGCCCCATTCCTGCCTCATTCCTAAGTACTCCAAATCTTGTGGCTGCTTAGGTGTTAAATCACCATGgtgatggaaaaaaaatgcagtcCACTTGCAATGCAATTCACTCTATCTCACATcgaattcacacacacacaaacgccaAAACATGCTGGTAAACCTGTGAAAAGGTCACAAACTgtggggcgaattcacaaagaatgaattgcggCATCATTTGCAACCGCTATCTGTGCCGTCTCAAGGTCAGATTCACAAAATATATTGCGGTAATGATATTACAGTGCAAACACGCCCATaaaatttgccattgttttctgtctgttaaatgttcatctgcagtTTTCTGTTGAAAACTGATGAAAGAGTTAATAGCATTCCCACACAAGAAAGAGTTAATAGCATTCCCACACAAGAGACTTATCAAGCATTCAGCTGCCATAGCAACAGTCAGTGTGAGTCATTGGTCCGTTAAGCTTCAGTACTGACCCCctcactgtcttcctctccttctttcacCCTCaccctaacacacacatacacacatttggaaGCAGAGAAAGAGTAAGACTGGGCCTCCTCACCTCACAAGTGTGAATGTAGTCTAAGGAGCTTGACCCAAAAGAGATTTGTGGACTGCATGTCTTGTTAATGCAATATCACAAGACTGACTGAATCCCAGTGAACACagtaaggtttttttttcttctcagtaATAAGGTAGACAGAAGAGGGTGGGTGGTGCTTCTCTCCAAAGCTGTTCAGTGTTTCACAGGAACAGACACTAGGAGCTTTCCATATGTTATAGTATGGTATTTCAACAAACCAGTGGAAGAGCAGCTGATTTGGTGATTAGTCAATCAGCCAGCCGGTCCAGTACCAGTGAACCACTGACTCAGAGTGTAATCACTAGCTTGTCACTGCTCAAGTTTTCAGTACTGTGACTCAGGCAGAACACTAATTATGAGACATTACTAGATTTTGTCGCAGTAAaacttttttattcattaataaGCGACTAAGTGACTTCAAGTTGAGCTGTATAataggtgtgtgagtgtactgGAGACAGTTGTGTTTAATTAGTTAGTATTTTTACGAGGGGAGATCCTGTTGTTTCTAAATGCAGACCATCTATCGCACCCTCCACGTTTATTTGAGGATGTTAAAATACCTTTCTTCCCCTGCTTACCGCAGgccacatgcatacacatacagtacacacagataGGGGTTTACAACTGAACCACACACCGTACTAATGCCTTGTTAGTgtgttctgattcatttatgCAGAGATTATAGGGTCTGTGTGTTGACTGACTTACTAACATGGAAACGCTCATGTCAACACTGTGAAGAAGCCGCAAGAAGGTTTAatcaaacacagcaaactatGATTTCTCACATGCATTTCACTgcatattgatttttttttttttctgcagtggATTGAGAGTACACACTCACTGACTTTAGTGagcttctgtctgtgtttcatttAGAGAAAATAGGCATATTCAGCCGGTTCTGGTTAGTTTTCCATATATGTCATCCCTCCAAAACACCACAACCAATACACAAACAACAGGAAGTGCCCTCAGAGTATATCTGCATCTCCATGACTGGTGGGTATAGTATTGCACACCAAAGCCCCACCCATGGGTGAAACAATAGTCTTTGAGAACCTCAGGTCCAGTTCTAGAAAAGAATAATATCTGGCCTCACTACAGTTATATTGGCCTATGCTATTTAGACTTTCTATTCTTCCCATAATCCCCAGGGAGTCCACTACACCGAAGAAAGCCCTTTACACTCTTATCAGATCTGACCTTTTCGTCTGTAATGAATGAGTGCTTAGGTGCAGACATTATTAAGAGACAGACGTGGGTCTGTGCACATGAGATCCCAGTTGTTTATGAATAATGACCAGTCACTtcctctgcttgtgtgtgtttgggccaTTGTGTGCAAGTGTTTTACAGTCAAAAGGAAGAGGATAGATAGCATATACACGCTACACCCTCGCCCTAAGAACAGAAGCACCCAATGGCTTTGACTGAGTGCCTAAGAAAGGATCTGTCAGCATGTTTTTATCAGATATTCACGCTATTCACAGTCGCGTCATAAAGACTACAACAGTTTCGTTAATACAATCGGCTTATGTAGCTGaagaacattttgaaacagcacaaaatcacaacaaaaatgtCTAATTTTAAACTGGAGGGTGACTTAATTGCACCTTGCACATGTACAACTTATCCTAAAACATCAAAGTCTACAGCTTTAGTGGTCTCGTGCCTGAACACAGTTACAAACACCTATCTTATCTCCCCAGCTCTGTCCCATATgtagccaacacacacacacttgcatggtCGCTCACGCACTATCTACCCTGCCCGCTATATTTAGCACCATGCTACATTAGCACTTCACACTCCATTGAAAATGTACGGTACAGCAACACTTTTGATAAGAGTGCTGACTTTCTTTCTTCATGCttgtgaacacatacagtacttaaaAACATACATTAGGCTGTGTTTACATACTTTTTCATAATATTTCTGCACCTCCtcccctttcctccctctcatCCCTCTGTCCATTGTTTTCTCAGACTGTTAAAATTCCTGGGCTGTGACCTGTTCCTCCCTTAGctccctttctcctcttttcctcccttaTCCTGTCATAGCTGGGTCTTCTACtatactttgtttcttttctcacatTTGTCAGTTCTTGCTGCTTAGTTTTACTTCCTTTACTAATGGTTGGTCAGTGTAcatcagaggtgtgtgtgtgtgtgtgtgtgtgtgtgtgtgtgtgtgtgtgtgtgtgtgtgtgtgtgtgtgtgttcacatgtctGCTCCAGCTGATAGATGCAGGCCCACTTGTGTTCTGAAATAGCCCACACACTACTCTTTCTCTAACAAGAAACAGACTCAGATtttgtgaatgtctgtgtgtgtgtgtgtgtgtgtgtgtgtgtgcgcacatacATACAGGGGTCTGACTAAACAAAGCTAGGGTACTTCAATTGCTGGGGCCACAGAAAGCTTCTTTCCCCCTTCATCACTCCTCCTCTGACCCCtcgttacacacacacatacgcacacacacctcccaacCACAGAGCCCAGAGCAGGAAGCACAGTCcctgagggagggaggaggggtcaGGAGGAGGGGAGGCATAAAACGCCCCCTCCCTCCTCAACCTTCCTAGCAAAGctacaggagaggaggaaacttAACTTTACACACTTTCTcttcaccaacacacacatgcctacAGATGGTGAACACCCGCCAACTCATAACGTTCTGTTCCCCTGCGTCTGGGAGGATTTAAGATACACACATGCTGTGGAGTACGTCTTGGGGGAAACTTTCTCACCCAGCTGGCTTTGGCTGCATTTAAAGAGGAGCTGATGGTTCATAAAGGGGAcggaaaagagacaaaaagaaaagccGAGCAGAGGAAAGAAAGCCTCCTCCCTCTCACGCTGTCTTTCTCCAGAGTGAGGTCATCCAGCGAAGGGATCTGCTGTGGACAAGACCGCCTGGTCTGGACCTGATCAGAGAGCCCCAGACTAGgttctcttctctccctccacctccttctcttttcctaactcctcctcttcatcagcttcctttttttctcctcctcctcctcattatCCATTGCATTTTCTCTCAAAACAAATGGGAACATACAGAGAAGAGAATAGAGGATTTGGCTGAAGGCTGTGTGGATTTAATGTgaagcatgtttttgtgtgagtaGCCctaaagagtgtgtgtttctcctaAACCTCAGGTGTTCCAATGGCGTCAGTTGGAGAACCTCTACTTCAGAGAGAAGAAGTTTTCAGTGGAAGTTCATGACCCCAGAAGGTAAATTTATATCACAAATATAAGATGGTGTCAACTTGCTACAGtgcttttgttgaaacagtttgaTTATCTGTGTTTTCAAAAACATATTGAATTGCATGATAGACTCAGCTCTTCTGGTTGGATGATCATTATCTCGTACCAGTTCTAGTTTAGTGATTGAATGTTATTGTGATTGAATTTTCTCCAGCTACTAGTTGGAAGTGATAGAATTTTCCCTCAGTTATGGACACCTTCCAGTAGCTTTTACTGTAAATTACCACTGTGCCATATGTGAATGTGTTAAGATtcaaattacatacagtacagtacaggaAAGGAGAGATTGGAATCTAATTCAGTAATGGTTGCAGCATTTATCTTGGCAATTGAGCAAGATATTGGGGATGTCCCGGTGGAGCCTGACACAGATTGATAGGCTGATTATTAACACACTTGTGCAgccacatgcatgcacaaacacatgtgcgctttcacacacacagggtaaACCCTTGATAGTTGACCACAGAAGGATAGATGGCTGTGCGAATGCTGTTTTGTGGAGGAAGTGACCTCtcttgtgtttatttaacatgGCTGTATATGTGGAGTGTTATTCTACAGacagggggagggagggaatgGGAGAAAAAGAGACTGACAGGGTGAAACAGAGAGCAGTGGTGTTTTCTTTAAAGGAAGCTGTCATTAGGGTGAGCTGGTCTGTTGCTCAGCTACAGATGTGTGTTTAAATAAGGATGAGTAAACAATGAGGAACGACGTGTGTGGCTTTGCAAAAAATATCTATCAggttttttctttctcaagcCTCTAATATATTTCTCCCTcttaacagcagcagtagtaatTGTATGAGTTGTTGCGGTATTGTAGTCAGGTTCGAATGTTTTCACTGTTGTAAATATGTAGCCATCTTTTGTATTCAGTGTGTATAAGGAGGCCTTGTGTCCGCTCCTACTGTAGGGCGTCGGTGACAAGAAGGACATTTGGTCACAGTGGCATCGCTGTGCATACGTGGTACGCCTGTCCTGCCCTCATCAAGTCCATCTGGGCCATGGCCATCAGCCAACACCAGTTCTACCTGGACCGCAAGCAGAGCAAGGTCAGTCAGGCCCaccacatacgcacacacaccacagacatgATTTGAAATGTACAAGACATACAGCAAACTCAGCAACCCTGGTCAATAAGAAAGTTGCAATTAAACTGCTTaataggggtgtaacggtacacaaaattcacggttCGGTATGAACCTTGGTTTTGGGTTCACGGTTCGGTATGTTTTcagtacagcagggaaaacaaaacaatgcagaaaataacatttttgtcatttattttgaaaaaaaaacattcaacaggggctcattggccataattcttactgtaacagttaatgcactcaaatactgaCATATAATTAAGAATAAATagcacaaatgtcagtaatgctccatcgtaaGAGTCTGACTGCAGCTTGCACTCATTTATACAGGGCAGACACAACCGCTTTGACCATATGCACAAATTCTTGTCTTTCAGTCCGTTTTATCACGCTCCGCTAATCGATACATTCAGGTGATGCCCTCgtaaatgtcatgtttgaagtgtttccacagacatatcCGACTGCAGTTAAACAATATCAGCATACAGTTTTTGTGACACGTAAGACGGAACTACATCTTGAGACCGTGGACGTTTGTATCGCAGATTTGGTCTCGGTTTCAGAACCGTTACACCCCTACTGCTTAATGATATGCTTTGACACACCCTCTCCGTTCTTGTCTGTCCAGTCTAAGATCCATGCAGCGCGGAGTTTGAGTGAGATCGCTATAGACCTTACAGAAACAGGAACTCTGAAGACCTCCAAACTGGCCAACATGGGCAGCAAGGGCAAAATTATAAGTGGCAGCAGTGGCAGTCTGCTCTCCTCAGGTCAGTAcgtggtcagtgtgtgtgtgtgtgtgtgtgtgtgtggtggtggtgagggggAGTCTCGCTGACAActggagagaaacagaaacagctgctTCTGGAAAGAGGCCATTGATTCTGTGCTGAatgttctcacacacatactgtacacatacccCACCCAGTGTCTTTCTGTATGTATAGACCACCATTCCCACCCTCCATGTCACACAGACTCATCCTCCAGAGGCCCCTGCCCTCTCTAAATATAGTGGGTGAGGGAATGAAAAGGACAGCGGGTCAGTGAACAAGTAATGAGTGTGACAGGATGATTTGTACACGAACCATGCTCTCCACATTTTGATCTTCCTGGTCGgatctgttttttcctttacaacTCTTTTCAGTATAGATACATGTATCTCCCCCCTTCCTCCCTAATCCCTTCCCTTTATCTCGTCAACTATCCATTCCTAGTCCATTCCAATCTCCCTTTTCACCACTATTTGTTCTTCTCTAgttccacccccaccccacatcATACAGGGTGTCTCTGCcttatctgtctgtgtcttgtcCCTTGTCTCATTGATGTCAGTGTGTTGATTTCATGATCCACTGCTGATTGGAGGCCTTCTCTGCCCAGCAACATAAACATGTCACAGGAACTGTGATGTCACATCCATGCAACTCCCCTCTCCGCCACAGCCAATACATCTCTGACTGCGGCTGTCCAGATAGCCAGATCTAGATCATAGAGTTTGTCTGATAATTTGAAACCCTGGTGGCTGCAAATGAGGCTCTACAGAAATATGATTGTTCAGCATCACGTAACACACCCAACTGAATGTATTTTAGCTGTAACAACAGTTGGATGGTCACTGCAAGGGTTTGTGTACCTACAAAACAATAGGTGTAGAAACATTGAATTTAAATATAGTATATCTTGGAACAATAGAGAGCCATGTAATGTTTCTTTCTGCCACAACTGTTTCAGCAGTGGTTAGTTTGTATTGTTGCTATGTTTGACAGTGAACCACATAGAGTCACtgagagagcaacagagagaaacagaatgTGTGTTGGGTGAGTGTATGTGTTATTTTCAACAAGGCATGTTGCAAACAAGACTGGCACCATCTCAGGACCTTGGAGATTGTGCGTCACAGACTTTGTCTTATACTGTCCCTTCCTTGAAACACTCACCCTCGCACAAACACTAAAACTCAGTTTCCTTATCGAAACGTTCCATTCACTTCCCTGTAAACATCCTGCAAGGCTGGCAGGTGCACGCACAATTTCTACCTCCCCTCCACAATCTGGCTCAAAAGAAGTCCCCACAACtccaaaaaaacacacacacacacacatgctcctgACCCCTGCCCTCATGTTATGTGTTGTCTATACTTTGCAGGCTCTCAGGAATCGGACAGCTCCCAGACAGCTAAGAAGGACATGTTGGCAGCACTGAGGGCCAGGCAGGATGCTCTGGAGGAAACGCTAAGACAGAGACTTGAAGAACTCAAGAGCATCTGCATCAGAGAGGCGGTatgagaaaacacagacagatttgGCAAATATTTTGAAAACCAGAATACTTTTCAGCTCTTCCTTTCcaacttaatttatttccatGTCCCCTTTTCGTCTTTCCTAGGAGCTGACAGGAAAGCTTCCTAAGGAATATCCTCTGGATCCAGGAGAAGAGCCGCCCACAGTGAGACGGAAGATCGGTACTGCCTTCAAACTGGACGAGCAGAAAATTCTTCCTAAGGGAGAGGTGAAGCTCCAACTCCCTGTTCTTCTCAGTAGCACTTTATCACACTCTCAAATCTCCCCACTCCCCACACAGGCCAAATAAAAGCAGGAGGTCATCTAGTGGTGTcaatgtttaaaacaaatacataatacCACAAGTACCTGTGCCATGCACTCTGCTGCAGTGCAATATGTCGAATGGAGTGCTAATTAGTCAATAGTTTTTATCTCCTTTTAACCCAGTTGCGATGTTAATGATCCATTTATGATGGGCATTATAGATCAGAACTGGTGTTTAAAAGTTCTTATACAGTTATACAGTTGTTCAGGATTaacttcatttaaaatgctCAGATAATGGTTGGGATGATGAATGACATAATGATAAGTTAACCGATCCCTAATCATTTGGAACATTAGATAACAATGAAAAGCCACAGTCTGAGACGTCTTTGACCTTGTAAAAGTAGTTGCACTGCATCTTTGCCTTGCTGTCTTTTTGTGCCACAGCTAGATTTTCCAGAGCAGCAGAACTTCTAAAAATAGTCTGGCAGCATTCTCGCCACAGGAAGTGGTGATAGTAGGATTGTGTGCACGCCTGTATGTGtgcaggcatgtgtgtgtgggtgtgtgtcgcTGAGGTTGTATGCTTTGAAAAGAATCCAGGGACACAATCTCACAAAGCTGCCTTGCAAGCAGAAAGATGTTTCTTAATTTAGATTGAACACCTtaaactcatacacacacagaaacagaagccACTCTGGCAGTAGTGTGAAGGGATTGTTATAGAAAGGGATTCCTCAGAACTGAGGTAGTTTAGTAAGATGTTGACCCAAGTGAATACATCATCGTTCTGTCTCTCCGGAGGCAAGTGAAATCATGTGTGTTCTCACATATATGAGTGCACATATTACATGCACGCTGTACACAGTGTGTGTCACAGGATTGCCATGAGTTTATTTCCTTGTCTATAATCACATTCACAAGTTTTTACTATACTATGCTATTCAACAGGATACTACATCATATATATTGCAGTATGTAGATACACATTTTGCAGTGCAGTAAACATATATGCAATACATTTGCAGCATGACAGAGTATGTTTTACTTGGTCCACCTAATAGTCTCTGCTCCACAAATCTCAGGAGGAGTGAAACGGAGGGGAGGATGGATTGATGGAGAGGTGTTATTATTGGGGGACAGAGGGTCTCAATAGAGAATATCCAGTGGTGAGAAAATGCAGGGCTGCAGCACAGATAAATGATTTCCGCAGTGTGTTTTCTCTGGcaaggctttgtgtgtgtgtctaaccaAATACGTTGCATGGGAGAGTTACCGTCTGAATACTTGTCTGCAAACTAAGCCTTGTTGTTTTTGGATTGTGCGTCAATATCTGTTGCTAAAACTGTGAGTGaatccagtgtttttgtgcttgtgttATTCAGAGTTTGcactcatgtttgtgtgtgtgtgcttatccCAGGAAGAGGAACTGGAGCGTTTGGAGCGGGAGTTTGCCATTCAGTCCCAGATTACAGAGGCAGCCAGGCGTCTTGCCAGCGATCCTCACGTGAGCAGCAAGAAGCtgaagaaacagaggaagactTCTTATCTGAACGCACTGAAGAAGCTCCAGGAAATTGAGAACTCTATCAATGAGTACCGGGTCCGCTCTGGCAAGAAGCCTACGCAGAGGGCATCGCTTATCATAGAGGGTACCAATATACTCCTATTCACTGGAGGaaaatttgattgttttcatatctcttatttttctattagCTGTAGTTGTCACCACACACAGCAGTATTCTTCTCAAGTACTGTTTAGAGCGGTAATAGAAGTCCATACATTGGATTTTTCCAACATTGTTGTTTTATACATCAAAGATTTGTAAACATGAGGGTTTTAAGCTTTTagattttgtaattgtatgaTGTCTaatctcttgtttttgtttctctgtcttataGAGGCCAATATTGGTTCTGAAGACAGTTCATTGTCTGATGCACTGGTCTTGGATGATGGTGAGTCTCTATCTTTCACATTAACTCGCTGATGCGTGTGCTTTTGTGGCTCATGATAATGATTTTATTGAATGTTATCCTATCTTAATTGCTCTAACTTCAGTCTTCAATTTCACTGTATTTCAGATGATCCTCAAGTTACAGGTACCCCCACCTTCTCTCCAGTAGCATCACCCCACAAGGGCCTCCCTCCTCGACCACCATCTCACAGTCGGCCCCCTCCACCGCAGTCCCTGGATGGCCTGCGACACCTACACTACACACGCTCTGACTACGATAAATCACCCATCAAACCCAAGATGTGGAGTGAATCGTCACTGGATGAGCCCTATGAAAAAGTCAAGAAGCGCTCCTCTCACTCCAGGTATGAGGGAGTTTATCTTAACTAGCCCTTTCAAATAGAGCTGCTGTATATTAACATATATGTGTGAGGCTGCCCAGAATTATTTTAATCAACCACAAGTGCACAATTTGCAGAATTGTTTAGTCATCTCAAATGTAACTAATCCAATGAAAATTAGCAGTAATGTGCAGTAGGTTGTGAAAGGAGTATATTTGTAATagaatgtattatattataaattatgCTTGTTTTCCTTGCCTCTTTGTCAAGTCACAGGCGTTTCCCAAGCTCTGGCAGTGCAGAAGCAGGGGGTAGCAACTCTCTGCAGAGCAGTCCCATCAGGAGCCTCCCTCACTGGAACTCTCAGTCCAGCATGCCATCAACCCCGGACCTTAGGACCAGGACTCCACACTACGTACATTCCACTAGGTCAGTCTTTATACCTTCAATTTTTTACTGGTTGTCCAAGACCTATATCTCTCTTGTAAACATTCTTCTTGGTTCTACATCTTACAGGTCAGTGGACATCAGTCCCACACGTCTGCACAGTCTCGCTCAGCACTTTAGGAACCGCAGCTCAAGCCTTGAGTCCCAGGGCAAACTGTTGGCCTCCGAGCCCGATGCTCACCCGCACACCCTGGGCACACTGGGCAGCCCTGACTTCTTTCTGGGCCCAGGACGCAGCTCCAATGGCTCTGACCCACTGGACGACTGCTCATCCTGCACCAGCCAAAGCAGCTCAGAGCATTACTACCCCTCTGGTGGAGCCCCTGGCAGCAACCCCAACTACTCTACTCTGGGAGAGGACTCACCCTCCAAAGCcaggcagaggcagaggcaaAGGCACAGGTAAGAGCAGGAGAGATGCAGGAAAAGAGGCTTTCTTTACACAAACcatttttttgacaaaatgtattaaatgtaaagaaatttattattattatatatatttattattatatttttttcagttcagtAGCGAGATTGATGtttgtgttgtcttttgttcttttccCAGGTCTGCAGGTCACCTGGGTTCCTCTAACTCCGGCTCCATGCCAAACTTGGCAGCTAAGAACGGCTCTGGTGGAGGCTCAGGTGGAGGTGTGATGGGAGGGGGACACCACGGAGTCTACCTCCACAGCCAGAGCCAGCCCTCCTCCCAGTACCGCATCAAGGAGTACCCGCTATACGTGGAGGGTAGCCCCAACCCTGTGGTGGTGCGCAGCCTAGAGAGTGATCAGGAGGGTCACTACAGCGTGAAGGCCCAGTTCAAGACCTCCAGCTCCTACACAGCCGGGGGACTGTACAAGGAGGCCtgggggggagaggagggaggagaggggagcgGCCGACTTACGCCATCGCGCTCTCAGATCGTACGGACTCCGTCATTGGGGCGAGAGGGTGGTGGAGgcggaggaggggggagagcaGCAGTGTCTGAAGAGCTGCGGTGCTGGTACCAGAGGTCCTCGGGGAGcctgaaggagagaagtcaCTCACATTCGGGGTCTACTTCCTCTGAGACAGGGTCGCAGCAAGGCACTCTGGGACATGGTCGAGGGAGTAGAGTAGGGACACTCGCCAAGGGCTCACCAGGTGGGTCTAATTCTTTTGTTCATTAAACCCTTCTCATATGGGTAAAGAGTATCATCATGTGTTTTAGGTAAAAGCCTTAGACTGTCCCTGTTTGTTACGATTAGCataagttttgtttatttagagGTTCTAATTATAAATGTCCAGTTTAGAAAATACTGCCCGGTGTGAGGGTCAAACTCAAAACCTTCAGATTATGAGACTGACGCACTGCCTACTGCGCCACTGAGGCCTGTATATGataattaatttgtgtttacatgttctAACAATAACTGAGCACAAAGAGTAGCGATGCACACTCTACTATTGTAGGTGGCCCCATTTTTTCTTCATTGGATGACAATTCATCTTTGCTTGTctctgctgctataacaaatAAATCCAAATTATTTGGCCAATGCATAATCTGTTAGCAATATCAAATATCACTGCATCAACTAAACTTACACATCAAAaattaaagtcttttttttttcatggaaaTCTGGATACAGCGTAAgactgtgtttgacaagtctaCAGTAATACAGGGCTGGATAAGAGATAAAAAGAATCAATGTCCTGTGTGAGATTTGAACTCACAGCCTTCAGATTATGAAACAGACTCACCACCTACTGAACCAACAAGGTCTGTATTGGTCAGCATGATGTAGGATTTATGTGACATG from the Siniperca chuatsi isolate FFG_IHB_CAS linkage group LG4, ASM2008510v1, whole genome shotgun sequence genome contains:
- the frmd4a gene encoding FERM domain-containing protein 4A isoform X11; amino-acid sequence: MEAILLGLDEAVCTRQGLLWTLTSTALRRLRVHARNLPAPLHLLHTHRCVSRPLYQMTEGRRCQVHLLDDRKLELLVQPKLMAKDLLDLVASHFNLKEKEYFGIAYTDETGHFSWLQLDRRVLEHEFPKKSGPIILYFCVRFYIESISYLKDNATIELFFLNAKSIIYKELIEVDSDVVFELASYILQEAKGDFTSNDATRSDLKKLPALPTQALKEHPSLAYCEERVIEHYKKLSGQSRGQAIVNYMSIVESLPTYGVHYYAVKDKQGIPWWLGLSYKGIFQYDHQDKVKPRKVFQWRQLENLYFREKKFSVEVHDPRRASVTRRTFGHSGIAVHTWYACPALIKSIWAMAISQHQFYLDRKQSKSKIHAARSLSEIAIDLTETGTLKTSKLANMGSKGKIISGSSGSLLSSGSQESDSSQTAKKDMLAALRARQDALEETLRQRLEELKSICIREAELTGKLPKEYPLDPGEEPPTVRRKIGTAFKLDEQKILPKGEEEELERLEREFAIQSQITEAARRLASDPHVSSKKLKKQRKTSYLNALKKLQEIENSINEYRVRSGKKPTQRASLIIEEANIGSEDSSLSDALVLDDDDPQVTGTPTFSPVASPHKGLPPRPPSHSRPPPPQSLDGLRHLHYTRSDYDKSPIKPKMWSESSLDEPYEKVKKRSSHSSHRRFPSSGSAEAGGSNSLQSSPIRSLPHWNSQSSMPSTPDLRTRTPHYVHSTRSVDISPTRLHSLAQHFRNRSSSLESQGKLLASEPDAHPHTLGTLGSPDFFLGPGRSSNGSDPLDDCSSCTSQSSSEHYYPSGGAPGSNPNYSTLGEDSPSKARQRQRQRHRSAGHLGSSNSGSMPNLAAKNGSGGGSGGGVMGGGHHGVYLHSQSQPSSQYRIKEYPLYVEGSPNPVVVRSLESDQEGHYSVKAQFKTSSSYTAGGLYKEAWGGEEGGEGSGRLTPSRSQIVRTPSLGREGGGGGGGGRAAVSEELRCWYQRSSGSLKERSHSHSGSTSSETGSQQGTLGHGRGSRVGTLAKGSPAASPHSQRSMTPSSEHAATPTPPCSPQHILNWQSGGTADSSPTEDVCQSPPQPSSDA
- the frmd4a gene encoding FERM domain-containing protein 4A isoform X10; this encodes MEAILLGLDEAVCTRQGLLWTLTSTALRRLRVHARNLPAPLHLLHTHRCVSRPLYQMTEGRRCQVHLLDDRKLELLVQPKLMAKDLLDLVASHFNLKEKEYFGIAYTDETGHFSWLQLDRRVLEHEFPKKSGPIILYFCVRFYIESISYLKDNATIELFFLNAKSIIYKELIEVDSDVVFELASYILQEAKGDFTSNDATRSDLKKLPALPTQALKEHPSLAYCEERVIEHYKKLSGQSRGQAIVNYMSIVESLPTYGVHYYAVKDKQGIPWWLGLSYKGIFQYDHQDKVKPRKVFQWRQLENLYFREKKFSVEVHDPRRASVTRRTFGHSGIAVHTWYACPALIKSIWAMAISQHQFYLDRKQSKSKIHAARSLSEIAIDLTETGTLKTSKLANMGSKGKIISGSSGSLLSSGSQESDSSQTAKKDMLAALRARQDALEETLRQRLEELKSICIREAELTGKLPKEYPLDPGEEPPTVRRKIGTAFKLDEQKILPKGEEEELERLEREFAIQSQITEAARRLASDPHVSSKKLKKQRKTSYLNALKKLQEIENSINEYRVRSGKKPTQRASLIIEEANIGSEDSSLSDALVLDDDDPQVTGTPTFSPVASPHKGLPPRPPSHSRPPPPQSLDGLRHLHYTRSDYDKSPIKPKMWSESSLDEPYEKVKKRSSHSRRFPSSGSAEAGGSNSLQSSPIRSLPHWNSQSSMPSTPDLRTRTPHYVHSTRSVDISPTRLHSLAQHFRNRSSSLESQGKLLASEPDAHPHTLGTLGSPDFFLGPGRSSNGSDPLDDCSSCTSQSSSEHYYPSGGAPGSNPNYSTLGEDSPSKARQRQRQRHRSAGHLGSSNSGSMPNLAAKNGSGGGSGGGVMGGGHHGVYLHSQSQPSSQYRIKEYPLYVEGSPNPVVVRSLESDQEGHYSVKAQFKTSSSYTAGGLYKEAWGGEEGGEGSGRLTPSRSQIVRTPSLGREGGGGGGGGRAAVSEELRCWYQRSSGSLKERSHSHSGSTSSETGSQQGTLGHGRGSRVGTLAKGSPAASPHSQRSMTPSSEHAATPTPPCSPQHILNWQSGSFSDSCFLSSPLCSELADVQWYGHDKAKPGTLV